In Halobaculum rubrum, the following are encoded in one genomic region:
- a CDS encoding low molecular weight phosphatase family protein, which produces MIDDDPVKLGFVCVQNAGRSQMSYAFAEREVERRGLDGHVELLTGGTHPADHVHEEVVDAMAAVGIDVSGRTPREVTDAELNECDYVATMGCSTLSLSDSVEARDWPLADPDGKSPEAVAAVRDEIESEVVALFDEAFGEHGSDGDAAGDSAGADGGDRQ; this is translated from the coding sequence ATGATCGACGACGACCCCGTCAAACTCGGATTCGTCTGCGTGCAAAACGCCGGTCGCTCGCAGATGTCGTACGCGTTCGCCGAGCGCGAGGTCGAACGCCGCGGGCTGGACGGCCACGTCGAACTCCTCACCGGCGGCACCCACCCCGCGGACCACGTCCACGAGGAGGTGGTCGACGCGATGGCCGCGGTCGGGATCGACGTGTCCGGGCGGACGCCGCGGGAAGTCACGGACGCGGAGCTGAACGAGTGCGACTACGTCGCGACAATGGGCTGTTCGACGCTCTCGCTTTCGGACTCGGTCGAGGCGCGCGACTGGCCGCTCGCGGACCCCGACGGGAAGTCGCCCGAGGCGGTGGCGGCGGTCCGCGACGAGATCGAGAGCGAGGTCGTCGCGCTGTTCGACGAGGCGTTCGGGGAGCACGGGAGCGACGGTGACGCCGCCGGCGACTCGGCGGGCGCCGACGGAGGGGATCGGCAATGA
- a CDS encoding FAD-dependent oxidoreductase produces MTATDTSHDEDPTVLVVGGGATGTGVARDLTMRGVSVVLAERGGLSAGATGRSHGVLHSGARYAEADRGGARECIEENAIVREIAGACVADTGGLFVSLADDDADYFAEKRDACRAVGIDAEEIDPAVARDAVPGLAEDVERVMRVPDGVVYPSRLVAATAADARERDARIETDAPLTDLTVEDGAVTRATVGGEELAVDAVVNAAGAWAGECAALAGVEVDMRPTAGVMVGVDHDGVGPVLNRARSPADGDIAVPHAGRTVLGTTSVAVDDPDGYERSEAAVERVVAECAEMVPGFLDAAVLDTYWGVRPLYAPAESRRDAVAAEETGTPTETGTGTGTGEARGISRDFTLLDHEVDGVAGFYSIVGGKLTTHRAMAAAVADRVCDRLGVDADCRTAEERLAAAGDPERLDRLVAEFDARSPADADVTGVE; encoded by the coding sequence GTGACAGCAACGGACACGAGCCACGACGAGGATCCGACGGTGCTGGTCGTCGGCGGTGGCGCGACCGGCACCGGCGTCGCGCGGGATCTGACCATGCGGGGCGTCTCGGTCGTGCTGGCCGAGCGCGGCGGGCTCTCGGCGGGCGCGACCGGCCGCTCGCACGGCGTGCTCCACTCGGGCGCGCGCTACGCGGAGGCCGACCGGGGCGGGGCGCGCGAGTGCATCGAGGAGAACGCGATCGTTCGGGAGATCGCCGGCGCCTGCGTCGCCGACACGGGCGGCCTGTTCGTCTCGCTGGCAGACGACGACGCCGACTACTTCGCGGAGAAGCGCGACGCCTGTCGGGCGGTCGGCATCGACGCCGAGGAGATCGACCCCGCAGTCGCCCGCGACGCCGTGCCCGGCCTCGCCGAGGACGTCGAACGCGTCATGCGGGTTCCGGACGGCGTGGTCTACCCGTCCAGACTCGTCGCCGCGACCGCGGCGGACGCGCGCGAGCGCGACGCCCGGATCGAGACCGACGCGCCGCTCACGGATCTGACCGTCGAGGACGGCGCGGTGACGCGCGCGACGGTCGGGGGCGAGGAGCTCGCGGTCGATGCGGTCGTGAACGCCGCGGGCGCGTGGGCCGGCGAGTGTGCGGCCCTCGCCGGCGTCGAGGTGGACATGCGTCCCACGGCCGGCGTCATGGTCGGAGTCGACCACGACGGAGTCGGGCCGGTGCTCAACCGCGCCCGCTCGCCGGCCGACGGCGACATCGCGGTGCCGCACGCGGGCCGGACGGTCCTCGGGACGACGAGCGTCGCCGTCGACGACCCCGACGGGTACGAACGGTCCGAGGCGGCGGTCGAACGGGTCGTCGCCGAGTGCGCGGAGATGGTTCCGGGGTTCCTCGACGCCGCCGTGCTCGACACCTACTGGGGGGTTCGACCGCTCTACGCCCCGGCTGAGTCGCGCCGAGACGCGGTCGCGGCCGAAGAGACGGGGACGCCGACGGAGACCGGAACAGGAACGGGAACGGGTGAGGCCCGAGGTATCTCTCGGGACTTCACCCTGCTGGATCACGAGGTCGACGGCGTCGCCGGGTTCTACTCGATCGTCGGGGGGAAGCTGACGACCCATCGGGCGATGGCGGCGGCCGTCGCCGACCGGGTCTGTGACCGGCTCGGCGTCGACGCGGACTGCCGGACTGCGGAGGAGCGGCTCGCCGCCGCCGGCGACCCGGAGCGACTCGATCGGCTGGTGGCGGAGTTCGACGCGCGCTCGCCCGCCGACGCCGACGTGACCGGGGTCGAGTAG
- the glpK gene encoding glycerol kinase GlpK has product MADTYVGAIDQGTTGTRFMVFDHAGQVVANAYEKHEQIYPEPGWVEHDPTEIWENTKSVVTEALADAGLAASQLAAIGITNQRETTVVWDADSGRPVHNALVWQDRRTTDRVEELQAEDKVEWIRGKTGLEADAYFSATKTEWILDNAEPLKLQSTRENELRDRAEAGELLMGTIDSWLIYNLTGNHITDVSNASRTMLYDIRELEWDDELLAEFDVPESMVPEVRPSSDESYYGHTDPDGFLGAEVPVAGALGDQQAAMFGQTCFDEGDAKNTYGTGSFYLMNTGTDAVESDHGLLTTIGFQLSGEPVQYALEGSIFVTGAAIEWLEDVDLINNAAQTAELARSVDSTDGVYMVPAFTGLGAPHWDGRARGTIVGMTRGTRKEHIVRATLEAIAYQTRDVAEAMEADSGVETTSLRVDGGAVKNNFLCQLQSDIIRTEIVRPEVDETTALGSAYAAGLAVGYWDSVDDLRRNWQVDREFTPEMDEDDADAMYDRWGDAVERSLNWATEE; this is encoded by the coding sequence ATGGCAGACACATACGTCGGCGCGATCGACCAGGGAACGACGGGAACGCGGTTCATGGTGTTCGACCACGCCGGGCAGGTGGTCGCCAACGCGTACGAGAAACACGAGCAGATCTATCCGGAGCCGGGCTGGGTGGAGCACGATCCGACGGAGATCTGGGAGAACACGAAGTCGGTCGTCACGGAGGCGCTCGCCGACGCGGGGCTGGCGGCGAGCCAGCTGGCCGCGATCGGGATCACGAACCAACGCGAGACGACCGTCGTGTGGGACGCCGACAGCGGCCGCCCCGTCCACAACGCGCTCGTCTGGCAGGACCGACGCACCACCGACCGCGTCGAGGAGCTGCAGGCCGAGGACAAGGTCGAATGGATCCGCGGCAAGACCGGTCTCGAGGCGGACGCGTACTTCTCGGCGACGAAGACCGAGTGGATCCTCGACAACGCCGAGCCGCTGAAGCTGCAGTCGACCCGCGAGAACGAGCTCCGCGACCGCGCGGAGGCGGGGGAGCTGCTGATGGGGACGATCGACAGCTGGCTCATCTACAACCTGACGGGGAACCACATCACCGACGTCTCGAACGCCTCGCGGACGATGCTGTACGACATCCGCGAGCTGGAGTGGGACGACGAGCTGCTCGCGGAGTTCGACGTTCCCGAGTCGATGGTGCCGGAGGTACGACCGTCGTCCGACGAGTCGTACTACGGGCACACCGACCCCGACGGGTTCCTCGGCGCCGAGGTGCCCGTCGCGGGCGCGCTGGGCGACCAACAGGCGGCGATGTTCGGCCAGACCTGCTTCGACGAGGGCGACGCGAAGAACACCTACGGCACGGGGTCGTTCTACCTGATGAACACCGGCACCGACGCCGTCGAGTCCGACCACGGCCTGCTCACGACGATCGGCTTCCAGCTGTCGGGCGAGCCCGTGCAGTACGCGCTGGAGGGGTCGATCTTCGTCACCGGCGCCGCCATCGAGTGGCTGGAGGACGTCGACCTCATCAACAACGCCGCCCAGACCGCGGAGCTGGCACGGTCGGTCGACTCGACCGACGGCGTGTACATGGTTCCCGCGTTCACGGGGCTGGGCGCCCCGCACTGGGACGGTCGCGCACGCGGAACCATCGTCGGGATGACCCGCGGGACGCGGAAGGAACACATCGTCCGGGCGACGCTGGAGGCGATCGCCTACCAGACGCGCGACGTGGCGGAGGCGATGGAGGCCGACTCCGGCGTCGAGACCACCTCGCTGCGGGTCGACGGGGGCGCGGTCAAGAACAACTTCCTGTGTCAGCTCCAGTCGGACATCATCCGGACGGAGATCGTTCGCCCGGAGGTCGACGAGACCACCGCCCTCGGTTCGGCGTACGCCGCCGGCCTCGCCGTCGGCTACTGGGACTCCGTCGACGACCTGCGCCGGAACTGGCAGGTCGACCGGGAGTTCACCCCCGAGATGGACGAGGATGACGCCGACGCGATGTACGACCGGTGGGGCGACGCGGTCGAACGGTCGCTGAACTGGGCCACCGAGGAGTGA
- the glpB gene encoding glycerol-3-phosphate dehydrogenase subunit GlpB: MAIESDVVVIGGGLAGATAALSAAREGAHVHLISANESTLRQASGLIDARGYPDPDADLDGDRRVSAPGPLVDPFAGIEDLPENHPYRVAGADALREGLALFDDAVGDLYRGGHTDRNALVATTSGRAKPTARYPRSMAPGVVSDERPMLLVGFEAATDFDASLAAERLSAAGVPFDVVGTTIAFPGEYRADAAVTRLAHALERDECVGSAHGENEGQGRTTRQRLADRIRPHLGDAERVGLPAMLGDARVEEVRADLSERLDAPVFEVPTGPPSLPGIRLADRLFAALDEAGVSMTTGMPVVDFESTGGADGDRIDRVIIDRNGAQIPYAAEQFVLATGGLVGKGLDSDRERAREAVFDCYVPQPDDRMQWSKAGAFADHAFARFGVEPDGAMRPLDAEGVPEFENLRAAGGVVGGADVAREQSASGVSLATGLVAGRTAAEEA, encoded by the coding sequence GTGGCGATTGAGTCGGACGTGGTCGTGATCGGCGGCGGTCTCGCCGGCGCGACCGCCGCGCTGTCGGCCGCACGCGAGGGGGCGCACGTTCACCTGATCTCCGCCAACGAGAGCACCCTCCGGCAAGCGAGCGGCCTGATCGACGCGCGGGGGTACCCGGACCCGGACGCGGACCTCGACGGCGACCGTAGAGTCTCCGCGCCGGGGCCGCTGGTTGACCCGTTCGCGGGGATCGAGGACCTGCCCGAGAACCACCCGTACCGCGTCGCCGGCGCGGACGCGCTCCGGGAGGGGTTGGCGCTGTTCGACGACGCCGTCGGCGACCTGTATCGTGGGGGTCACACCGACCGCAACGCGCTCGTCGCGACCACTTCCGGGCGCGCGAAACCGACCGCTCGGTACCCGCGGAGCATGGCGCCCGGCGTCGTCAGCGACGAGCGCCCCATGCTCCTCGTGGGGTTCGAGGCGGCGACCGATTTCGACGCGTCGCTCGCGGCCGAGCGGCTCTCGGCGGCGGGCGTCCCGTTCGACGTCGTGGGAACGACGATCGCGTTCCCCGGCGAATACCGCGCGGACGCGGCGGTGACGCGGCTGGCGCACGCACTCGAGCGAGACGAGTGCGTGGGCTCTGCCCACGGGGAAAACGAAGGACAGGGACGGACGACCCGACAGCGACTCGCCGACCGGATCCGTCCGCACCTCGGCGACGCCGAGCGCGTGGGGCTTCCGGCGATGCTGGGCGACGCACGCGTCGAGGAGGTGCGCGCGGACCTCTCCGAGCGCCTCGACGCGCCGGTGTTCGAGGTGCCGACGGGACCGCCGAGCCTCCCGGGGATCAGACTGGCGGACCGGCTGTTCGCGGCGCTCGACGAGGCGGGCGTCTCGATGACGACGGGGATGCCGGTCGTCGATTTCGAGTCGACCGGCGGCGCGGACGGCGATCGGATCGACCGCGTGATCATCGACCGCAACGGCGCGCAGATCCCGTACGCGGCCGAGCAGTTCGTGCTCGCCACGGGCGGGCTCGTCGGGAAGGGGCTCGACTCCGATCGCGAGCGCGCACGGGAGGCGGTGTTCGACTGTTACGTCCCGCAGCCCGACGACCGGATGCAGTGGTCAAAGGCGGGCGCGTTCGCGGACCACGCGTTCGCGCGCTTCGGAGTCGAACCGGACGGGGCGATGCGACCGCTCGATGCGGAGGGCGTCCCGGAGTTCGAGAATCTGCGCGCGGCCGGCGGCGTCGTCGGCGGCGCGGACGTGGCACGAGAGCAGTCGGCGAGCGGCGTCTCGCTCGCCACGGGGCTTGTCGCGGGCCGAACCGCGGCGGAGGAGGCATGA
- a CDS encoding anaerobic glycerol-3-phosphate dehydrogenase subunit C yields MDLRPGADSCYKCTSCDTSCPVAEVDDSFPGPKFQGPEQWRLKRKEDTEIDDSITGCSNCMRCDGACPSDVPLSQMHNTARGEYVENQQPKLSREYIRNRILANYGTLAGLGSKVPRLTNAIMGNSLVQNVNEKLLGITAERDFPEFADRTFRSWWKQRGGPMVESEDKRIAYFHGDYANYNTVEVAKALVRVYEAFGYEILVPDQRCSGTPMFANGMLDDARRSAAVNVESLGDAIERGYDVVASCTSCSMALRQEYPELFDFEGTETVAANTYDALEYLLINENVIDPLSEVDADDHDIPDFAYHAPCHSRNQGLDRQAVELFRHLDGVDVADVGDSCSGISGTYGWKEEKYEYSMEIGEEMFEHMEHAEGQTGMTECPTCSMQMEHGTGYEIDHPLQVLEAALVDTDVEV; encoded by the coding sequence ATGGACCTCCGGCCGGGCGCGGACTCCTGCTACAAGTGCACCTCCTGTGACACTTCCTGCCCCGTCGCGGAGGTGGACGACTCCTTCCCGGGACCGAAGTTCCAGGGCCCCGAGCAGTGGCGCCTCAAGCGCAAGGAGGACACCGAGATCGACGACTCGATCACCGGCTGTTCCAACTGCATGCGCTGCGACGGCGCCTGTCCCTCGGACGTGCCGCTGTCGCAGATGCACAACACCGCCCGCGGGGAGTACGTCGAGAACCAGCAACCCAAGCTGTCTCGTGAGTACATCCGAAACCGGATCCTCGCGAACTACGGCACGCTCGCCGGACTCGGCTCGAAGGTCCCCCGGCTCACGAACGCGATCATGGGGAACTCGCTCGTGCAGAACGTCAACGAGAAGCTGCTGGGCATCACCGCCGAGCGCGACTTCCCGGAGTTCGCCGACCGGACGTTCCGCTCGTGGTGGAAGCAGCGCGGCGGCCCAATGGTCGAAAGCGAGGACAAGCGGATCGCGTACTTCCACGGCGACTACGCCAACTACAACACCGTCGAGGTCGCGAAGGCGCTCGTTCGGGTGTACGAAGCGTTCGGCTACGAGATCCTCGTCCCCGACCAGCGCTGTTCGGGCACGCCGATGTTCGCCAACGGGATGCTCGACGACGCCCGCCGCTCGGCCGCCGTCAACGTCGAGAGCCTCGGCGACGCCATCGAACGGGGGTACGACGTGGTCGCCTCCTGCACGTCCTGCTCGATGGCGCTTCGGCAGGAGTATCCCGAGCTGTTCGACTTCGAGGGCACCGAGACGGTCGCGGCCAACACCTACGACGCGCTGGAGTACCTCCTGATCAACGAGAACGTGATCGACCCGCTGAGCGAGGTCGACGCCGACGACCACGACATCCCCGACTTCGCGTACCATGCGCCGTGTCACTCCCGCAACCAGGGGCTCGACCGACAGGCGGTGGAGCTGTTCCGCCACCTCGACGGCGTCGACGTGGCGGACGTGGGCGACTCCTGCTCGGGGATCTCGGGGACGTACGGCTGGAAGGAGGAGAAGTACGAGTACTCCATGGAGATCGGCGAGGAGATGTTCGAGCACATGGAGCACGCGGAGGGCCAGACGGGGATGACCGAGTGCCCGACCTGCTCGATGCAGATGGAGCACGGCACCGGCTACGAGATCGACCACCCGCTCCAGGTGCTCGAGGCGGCGTTGGTCGACACCGACGTGGAGGTGTGA
- the arsB gene encoding ACR3 family arsenite efflux transporter, with the protein MSGDPVGAHEHGPSCGCEACGDPRSMDFLDKYLTVWIFGAMAIGVGLGFVAPSVTEPIQDLHLVEIGLIAMMYPPLAKADYSRLRTVFSNWRVLSLSLVQNWLVGPTLMFGLAVVFFSGLVPGLPARPEYFLGLVFIGMARCIAMVLVWNELAEGSTEYVTGLVAFNSLFQIVTYGVYVWFFALFLPPLLGMESLVAGITTFDITPMQVFEAIVVFLGIPFAAGFLSRYVGTRLKSEPWYENEFVPRIDPLTLVALLFTVIVMFATQGGAIVASPVDVLLIAVPLTIYFVVMFLVSFGMGRGIGADYSTTTAIGFTAASNNFELAIAVAVAVFGVGSGVAFATVVGPLIEVPVLLALVNVALYFQRRFDWAGRDDGRGTTPTESPTDD; encoded by the coding sequence ATGAGCGGCGACCCGGTCGGAGCCCACGAGCACGGCCCGAGCTGCGGCTGTGAGGCCTGCGGCGACCCGCGCTCGATGGACTTCCTCGACAAGTATCTCACCGTCTGGATCTTCGGGGCCATGGCGATCGGCGTCGGACTCGGGTTCGTCGCGCCGTCGGTGACGGAACCGATACAGGACCTCCATCTCGTCGAGATCGGATTGATCGCGATGATGTACCCGCCGCTGGCGAAGGCGGACTACTCGCGGCTGCGAACCGTCTTCAGCAACTGGCGCGTGCTCAGCCTGAGTCTCGTGCAAAATTGGCTCGTCGGCCCGACGCTGATGTTCGGGCTCGCTGTGGTCTTCTTCAGTGGGCTCGTTCCCGGGCTGCCGGCGCGTCCAGAGTACTTCCTGGGGCTCGTGTTCATCGGAATGGCCCGGTGTATCGCGATGGTGCTCGTCTGGAACGAGCTCGCGGAGGGGTCGACCGAGTACGTCACCGGACTGGTCGCGTTCAACAGCCTGTTCCAGATCGTCACCTACGGGGTGTACGTCTGGTTCTTCGCGCTGTTCCTCCCGCCGCTGCTGGGGATGGAGTCGCTCGTCGCCGGTATCACGACGTTCGACATCACGCCGATGCAGGTGTTCGAGGCGATCGTCGTGTTCCTGGGGATCCCCTTCGCCGCGGGGTTCCTGAGCCGCTACGTCGGCACCCGCCTCAAGAGCGAGCCGTGGTACGAAAACGAGTTCGTCCCGCGGATCGACCCGCTGACGCTCGTCGCGCTGCTGTTCACGGTGATCGTGATGTTCGCCACCCAGGGCGGGGCGATCGTCGCCTCCCCCGTCGACGTACTGCTGATCGCGGTGCCGCTGACGATCTACTTCGTCGTGATGTTCCTCGTGAGCTTCGGGATGGGCCGCGGCATCGGCGCGGACTACTCGACGACGACGGCCATCGGGTTCACCGCCGCCTCCAACAACTTCGAGCTCGCGATCGCCGTCGCGGTCGCGGTCTTCGGCGTCGGCTCGGGCGTCGCGTTCGCGACCGTCGTCGGCCCGCTCATCGAGGTTCCCGTGCTGCTCGCGTTAGTCAACGTCGCGCTGTACTTCCAGCGCCGCTTCGACTGGGCCGGGCGCGACGACGGACGTGGAACCACCCCGACCGAGTCGCCGACCGACGACTGA
- a CDS encoding Cdc6/Cdc18 family protein, whose product MDIEDRIARRQRTGDRNRLVLDEDQLSPVWHPEEPIGRGPFIERLLDHFDPVFDGRAPPNAYLHGPGGAGKSAVTIALVDQLAASLSPPNDAVFTTTRGGSAPGVSFVYVDLRAADSAFEFSHGVLNALVAESVPRRGVGTEELRDRLERCVRGAGPVVVVADHVGEAETVDVPTVADRLDGIDGAFAWLAVGRSDPDAVDVPESAVDLDVEPYSRAALTDILAARADAGLGQGALSHSVIRRVAEWAEGDAGVALSALLGAVETAGEDDGSIRPNDVDAGMSAVPWPCVPLGRVLALPRNRVRTLVRLVGLAPEDRAPVGECAERIAERLDLTTSTVERFLYELAEAGIVERVRVSDSDGPGRPPSRVDPRFPTLAFRRLARRRIDETPA is encoded by the coding sequence ATGGACATCGAGGACCGAATCGCACGCCGCCAGCGAACCGGCGACCGCAACCGCCTCGTGCTCGACGAGGACCAGCTGAGTCCCGTTTGGCACCCCGAGGAACCGATCGGGCGGGGCCCGTTCATCGAACGGCTACTCGATCACTTCGACCCCGTCTTCGACGGGCGGGCACCCCCGAACGCCTACCTCCACGGCCCGGGCGGAGCGGGGAAATCAGCGGTCACGATCGCGCTCGTGGACCAACTGGCGGCGTCGCTCTCGCCGCCGAACGACGCCGTGTTCACCACGACGCGGGGAGGAAGCGCGCCCGGCGTCTCGTTCGTCTACGTCGATCTCCGGGCGGCCGACTCCGCGTTCGAATTCTCCCATGGGGTGTTGAACGCGCTCGTCGCCGAGTCCGTCCCGCGTCGCGGCGTCGGCACCGAGGAGCTCCGTGACCGACTGGAGCGGTGCGTCCGCGGGGCGGGTCCGGTCGTGGTCGTGGCCGACCACGTCGGGGAGGCGGAGACGGTCGACGTTCCGACCGTCGCCGACCGCCTCGACGGCATCGACGGCGCGTTCGCGTGGCTCGCGGTCGGTCGGTCGGACCCGGACGCGGTCGACGTACCGGAGTCGGCGGTCGATCTCGACGTGGAGCCGTACTCGCGGGCGGCGCTCACCGACATCCTCGCGGCGCGCGCGGACGCCGGGCTCGGGCAGGGGGCGCTCTCGCACTCGGTGATCCGCCGGGTGGCCGAGTGGGCCGAGGGGGACGCCGGTGTCGCGCTCTCGGCGCTGTTGGGTGCCGTCGAGACCGCCGGCGAAGACGACGGGAGCATTCGCCCGAACGACGTGGACGCGGGAATGAGCGCGGTCCCGTGGCCGTGCGTCCCGCTCGGGCGCGTGCTCGCGCTCCCGCGCAATCGAGTTCGAACGCTGGTCCGGCTGGTCGGGCTGGCGCCCGAGGACCGGGCACCCGTCGGCGAGTGCGCCGAGCGGATCGCCGAGCGGCTCGATCTCACGACCTCCACGGTCGAGCGGTTCCTCTACGAACTCGCCGAGGCGGGGATCGTCGAGCGCGTCCGCGTGAGCGACTCCGACGGCCCGGGACGCCCGCCGAGCCGCGTGGACCCGCGCTTCCCGACGCTCGCGTTCCGCCGGCTCGCGAGGCGTCGGATCGACGAGACGCCGGCCTGA
- a CDS encoding acyl-CoA thioesterase, translating into MATVSDTYIENRERVQPDDVNNYGTAHGGNVAKWMDEVGAMSAMRHAGETCVTARINRLDFDRPVPRGDICVIESYAYATGRTSVRVRLRAYREAPRTGEREQTTESYFVFVAVDDDMRPTEVPELTLGSDRCRELRDEALDGENE; encoded by the coding sequence ATGGCAACGGTCAGCGACACGTACATCGAGAACCGCGAGCGCGTTCAGCCCGACGACGTGAACAACTACGGCACCGCCCACGGGGGGAACGTCGCCAAGTGGATGGACGAGGTCGGCGCGATGTCGGCGATGCGCCACGCCGGCGAGACGTGCGTCACCGCGCGGATCAACCGGCTGGACTTCGATCGGCCCGTCCCCCGCGGGGACATCTGCGTCATCGAGTCGTACGCGTACGCGACCGGCCGCACCTCCGTTCGGGTACGCCTGCGCGCCTACCGCGAGGCGCCCCGGACGGGCGAGCGCGAACAGACGACGGAGTCGTACTTCGTGTTCGTCGCCGTCGACGACGACATGCGCCCGACCGAGGTTCCGGAGCTCACCCTCGGGTCCGACCGCTGCCGCGAGCTACGCGACGAGGCGCTCGACGGCGAAAACGAGTGA
- the glpA gene encoding anaerobic glycerol-3-phosphate dehydrogenase subunit GlpA, whose translation MSERTEVLVIGGGSTGCGVARDLAIRGVDVTLVEQGNLTHGTTGRMHGLLHSGGRYAVSDRASARECIEENRVLRDIASHCVEMTGGLFVKRPEDTEEYFREKLAGCRECGIPAEVLTAEEAREVEPFLAGDIDKAIRVPDGAIDPFRLCVANAADAEAHGARIETHSPVTDVLVEDGEVVGCEVTHESGAGKRVHGVEGGTEEIYADHVVNATGAWAGRIGDMAGVDVEVRPSKGVMTVMNVREVDTVINRCKPKGDADIVVPHETTCILGTTDEEVEDPEDYPEEAWEVDLMIEELSKLVPMLDDARTIRSYWGVRPLYEPPGTGTEDPTDITRDFFLLDHDERDDLPGMTSIVGGKFTTYRLMAEQISDHVCDLLGVDAACTTAEEPLPGSEDFSLLRDYMDEFGLRSPIGRRSVQRLGSRADEVLKTGEPNPVVCQCEAVTRAELRDAIDQSGSDLNAVRLRTRASMGNCQGGFCAHRMANELHAGGDFDRPTVDLALDELWQERWKGQRHALWGEQLSQAMLNHLLHATTFNRDGAAPEDFAAFDAGERGEGTEGADGDGAGGAADGTAADGGIPTDDGVAPDRTPDGGDAGGD comes from the coding sequence ATGAGCGAACGGACGGAGGTGCTCGTGATCGGCGGCGGGTCGACCGGCTGCGGCGTGGCGCGCGATCTCGCCATCCGGGGGGTCGACGTGACGCTCGTCGAGCAGGGGAACCTCACGCACGGCACGACGGGGCGGATGCACGGCTTGCTCCACAGCGGCGGTCGATACGCCGTTTCAGACCGAGCCAGCGCCCGCGAGTGCATCGAGGAGAACCGGGTGTTGCGCGACATCGCGAGTCACTGCGTGGAGATGACGGGGGGCCTGTTCGTCAAACGGCCCGAGGACACCGAGGAGTACTTTCGGGAGAAGCTGGCGGGCTGTCGCGAGTGCGGCATCCCCGCGGAGGTGCTCACCGCCGAGGAGGCTCGCGAGGTCGAGCCGTTCCTCGCCGGCGACATCGACAAGGCGATCCGGGTGCCCGACGGCGCGATCGACCCCTTCCGCCTGTGTGTCGCGAACGCCGCCGACGCGGAGGCCCACGGCGCGCGCATCGAGACGCACTCGCCGGTCACCGACGTGCTGGTCGAGGACGGCGAGGTCGTCGGCTGCGAGGTGACACACGAGTCGGGGGCCGGCAAGCGCGTCCACGGCGTCGAGGGCGGCACCGAGGAGATCTACGCCGACCACGTCGTCAACGCGACGGGCGCGTGGGCGGGTCGTATCGGCGACATGGCCGGCGTCGACGTGGAGGTCCGCCCGAGCAAGGGCGTGATGACCGTGATGAACGTCCGCGAGGTCGACACGGTGATCAACCGCTGCAAGCCGAAGGGCGACGCCGACATCGTCGTCCCCCACGAGACGACCTGCATCCTCGGCACCACCGACGAGGAGGTCGAGGACCCCGAGGACTACCCGGAGGAGGCGTGGGAGGTCGACCTCATGATCGAGGAGCTGTCGAAGCTCGTGCCGATGCTCGACGACGCCCGAACCATCCGCTCGTACTGGGGCGTGCGCCCGCTGTACGAGCCGCCGGGCACCGGCACCGAGGACCCCACCGACATCACGCGGGACTTCTTTCTGCTCGACCACGACGAGCGCGACGACCTGCCGGGGATGACCTCCATCGTCGGCGGGAAGTTCACCACCTACCGGCTGATGGCCGAGCAGATATCCGATCACGTCTGCGATCTCCTCGGCGTCGACGCGGCGTGTACGACCGCCGAGGAACCACTCCCCGGAAGCGAAGACTTCTCGCTCCTGCGCGACTACATGGACGAGTTCGGTCTTCGCTCGCCGATCGGTCGCCGGAGCGTCCAGCGGCTCGGCTCCCGCGCGGACGAGGTGCTGAAGACCGGCGAACCGAACCCCGTGGTCTGCCAGTGTGAGGCGGTCACCCGGGCGGAACTCCGCGATGCCATCGATCAGTCCGGATCGGATCTCAACGCCGTCCGCCTGCGCACCCGCGCCTCGATGGGGAACTGCCAGGGGGGCTTTTGCGCCCACCGAATGGCGAACGAACTCCACGCAGGCGGCGACTTCGACCGACCGACGGTCGACCTCGCCCTCGACGAACTGTGGCAGGAACGCTGGAAGGGACAGCGTCACGCGCTGTGGGGCGAACAGCTCTCGCAGGCGATGCTCAATCATCTCCTGCACGCGACGACGTTCAACCGCGACGGCGCCGCCCCCGAGGACTTCGCGGCGTTCGACGCCGGGGAGCGTGGCGAGGGGACGGAGGGAGCCGACGGCGACGGGGCGGGCGGCGCGGCCGACGGAACCGCCGCCGACGGCGGCATCCCCACGGACGACGGCGTCGCACCCGACCGAACTCCCGACGGGGGTGACGCGGGTGGCGATTGA